The genomic region TCCGCATGATCGCGGCGGCCATCGTAGTGTGGTATACCCCCTGCAACCAAGGTTCCCAATCTTCCTTAATGGGTTCCCAGAGCATGCGACCTGCGATATGTAAGTGGTCAAGTACATCCGGCCGGCGCAGATAGTCGTCAAGCTCTAGACGAAGCTTGTCGGGTGGTGCATCGTGCCCTTCGCCCTGTTGCGCTTCGACAATCTGCGACTGGAACATTGCGTCCAACACCTGCGTTAGAGTGACGTCAGCCGTACCGGCGGCAAGTGCACGGGCGGCACTTTCGAGGCTCACAACCTTGCCCACAGCTACGTACGTAAGCGCTGAAAGATAAATCTGTGCAACCCATTCTCGGGCAAAAGGGCTGGGTAGCATCGTCAAGATCTTGCCGCGCCATGCTTGGTCGGTAAAGCGCGCTAGGCGTAGGGCTTGCCATTTACGCTCAGTACCGCAGCTCTGCCGGGCATAAAGGTCGGCAGGTATGCGTAGTTGGAACAGCACGCCGTCGGCGGCGAAGTTGGCGCCCAACGCAACAGGTCGCTCCCCCAGAGCAAAGGTAACGTTAGCGCGGGTTTTCTCTTGCTCGACCCCAATCTCGGCGGCCGATCCAGTGGCAAAGCGCCTGACTTCGATCGGTGCATGCCGTGAATGAGTGAAGAATCCGACCTGCGCGATGACATCTGGCCAAATGCCGCCTGCTGGCGGCGACAACCAAGTTGGTTCGACCTTGGGTACAAATTGGCTGTGCCAACGCAGTATCGCGTTCGATGAATCCTTGACGGGTTTCGGCGGAGCCTTGGGCGTGATAGACAGTGGTCGATAAACCGGGATCGCCACGCTGTTGTCACCATCCCGGACGAGGTAGTCGCCAAGATGGACATGCTGACCGATCGCAGAAATATCGAGCAGCGTATCGATTTCTTCGCCAATTGGAACGCTCTCCTCCCATGCCGGTGTGGGCGCCAACCAGTAACGCTCCGACTTGTGACGGACCCCATAGCGGCGGCTGACGCGTCCCGGGGCAAATTCCCGTAGCGCCGCGAAGATTGACATAGCGGGTTGTTCAAACGGCTTTGCCCGATCGGCCTGGGATAAGTTGATCGCTACCTCGGCGAGATTGAGATCGGCAAATAGGGAGGCCGGAATGAAATCAGGCAAGGGATTGTTGGCGATTTGATAGTCCTGGCCGGGTTGATTATCGGCACTCCACGACGTCGCCAAGCGTCGCAAGGCTGTTGGCAACACAGTCGTCATCAGCGGCCTCGGATATTCCCACAGCAGCGCGGACACCTCATCTGACGACAATTTCAGGGCGCGTTCAATATAGTCGGCTAGCCGCGAGGTGCCAGCGTCCGTCTGCAGAATCTGCTGCACTTCGCGTCGCAGGCGCGAGCGCCGCTGAGCATTGCCGGTCGGGCCGGACAAGTCGAGCCAGACACTTCCGGAGGGGGCGTCCTGCAGACGTAATCCGAGGTAGTCGATCGTGGCGTAAACCGCTTGCATGCGCATGAGATAGCGGTTTGCCATAGGCAGGGTCCGAACCGGAAGTTCGGGATCGAACAGGAGGTCATACGACTGATACGCCGTACGATCACGGCCGTAATCGGATAGAACCACGGCAGTCCACGGGCGCATTCCGCGAGTGCGGCCAGCTCGTCCCTTGCGCTGCAGGAAACTTGCCATGCCGCGGGGCGCTTTGTGCTGCACCACAGCACCCACTGCGGGGTCGTCGAAACCGACTTCCAATACCGCAGTGGCAACCACCACGTCGGCCGTTGGATCGACGCCGCGGTCTTGGGAGCTGACACGCTTGACGCTGAGTCGCTGCTTCAAATTGCCGTGGAGTTTTTCGCAAACGCGCCAATCCTGTCCATTGACATAGCGGAAGTGCGATGAACTCTGTCTTCTGAGGTAGGCTAATCCTCCGTCAGGCGCATGACGGGTATCGGGATCACCATAGCTGTTACGGCCCTCGGCGCTCAAGAGATCGAAATAGAGGCGGTTGATCACGTCAAGGTTGTCGGTGAAGACAAAGGTCTTCTGCCCGAAGACGCCTGCACTGATCGACTCGGCAAGGTTGCGTGTTTTGGGGTCCAGACAACGTTGCAAGAGCATGGTTGTCTGAATTGTTGTCGACAGCAATGCAGCGCGTGAGACCGGATCGCCGCGGAGAGCCAACTGGTATTCCGCTCCCTCCGGTTCGATTTCGAGTGATTGTGGGGATACCTCCTCGACCAGGTTGGGCCGGCATCCGGTAAGTGCGGCAAAGAACGTCGTTGCCTCGCGCAGCGTTGCCGATAAGCCGACGAATTGCAATGGCTGCTCAAGCAACCGTTGCCAGCGGCGCATCAGGTATGCCACCTGGGCGCCGTGCCGCCCTTCATAGGTGTGGACCTCGTCCAAGAGCACTAATTCTGGCGAACGTGCTGCTTTAGGACCGACACCAAACAGGTGACACGACGTGCTGTCGGATAGGCGCTGATTCAGCATTTCCGTAGTAGTGAACAGTACGTCGGGCGGCCGCTTCTTGAGCGTCTCGCGGGTGAGCGGAAACATCTCTCCGTCTATCTCGAACGAACAGTTCGCGCAGGTGAGTCGTTCGCGTCCGGCGCGCAGGTCTTGATCACGCCACCGAAGTTGACCCTCGCATTTCAAGCAATTGAGCGCGGTACAAACTCGATCGTTGCCAATGCTCGGCCAATCGCATTTCTGGGCCGAGTGCGGCGTGTCACCAAAGTAGGCTCCGACGCGGATCGTAGTTTGCGATCCACTCGGAAGGTCCTGCCGCAGGGCAAGCGCCCGCCGCAATACTTCCCGCAATTGGTCCTTGAGCAATTCCACGCGCGGATACAGCGCGATAGCTTTGACCCATGGCTTGTGGACGCTTTCAGCAAGCAAATGACGGGTGATCGAAGCGAGTGCTGGAAGATAGAATGCGAGCGTTTTGCCGCTGCCGGTCCCTGCGCAAACGATCGTCGCCAACGGGACATTGTTTTCGATCCCCCGGACGATGCGTTCGGCTGCGCGGACCTGGAATCCCGCTAGTTCTAAGGCGTGGCCGCCGGGCGTTAGCAAGGCACGAGTAGCCTGCAATAGCGAGGTACTCGACGTCACGTTGCGGAGGACGGCAAGAGCATCCGCGACCGAACGATTCCGCTTAGGATATCTGCGCTGCCGACGCAAAAAGCGAAAATCGGCGACCAGCGTCGGCGCCCGCTGCCAACCCGCGTCACCGGCATATTTGGGAAATAATTGGCGTAACCGCGAAAGCAGCCTTACAGTCTCGGCCATCCGGGAGCGGTAAGCGGTCGCGCCATTTTCTAGTTCAACCGGGGCGATCCACTGCAGCGCGAGCAATTCATCGACAACCTTGTTGGCGCTGAGAAAATCATCAAAACCATCGTCCAACGCGTCATCGATCTGGGCGTCGATCAGGTCGATTAACTCTGCAGCGCTAAAATAGCCGTCGACGATACCCCAGGCAAGTAGGCGTGCTTCGCGCTGCTCAATTTCATCAAGTATGTTAAGCAGAAAGGTCTCTCGCGCTTTAGTCACGGTAGCTCCATCACGATTTGGCGCGAACGACATAGCTATCGAGCAGGCCACGTTCTTGCAGCCAGGCAATGACATCTGTGGTCACCGACCGCAAACTGGCCCCTGTGCTCGTGGCCGTAGCATCAAAAAAAAGCTTAACAGGCTCAGGCATCTCGTTGGTTTCCACAAACGCGATTTGCGCTAATTCACCGGAACTATAAAGGACATCGCGCAAGGCATCAGGCGTTGGTGGGATTGACTGTCGATAGCGATTAAACCGTGCATAAAATTCTGTATAGCGACCAATCGCCTCCTTGTTGCCAGGAAGTTGCAAAACCAATGTTGAGCGGCGCTGTTCTGGTGAAAGCCCAGCAAACAAGCGAGAGCCAAAATATTGCTTCCAATCCTGACGCTGAATAACGTCGAAAGTTGTCAGCAGATCGTTGAGTTTATCAACCAAATTAGTCCAGCGTTTTCCTTGTTTCAGGGTCGATGATTTTGGTGCCTCAGTGAAGCGTGTTTTGAGTTTGACGATGGCATCGGCGATCACGCGAATATCGGACGGCACCGTCATCGGCACGCCTTCATTTCGCAGCATGACAGCGCGGTCGATGAGTTCGCGCAGTCGAGTTTCCTTTGTGCGCAATTCTTGACCAAGGTTCGCAAGGATCTCCGCTTCTTCGACGCTGTTGCGTGCTGCATCGAGTTGCAAAAGGCGCGCCGTGACATGTTGAGCATCGGCTAAAAGCATGTCTGATCCCCTTGTGTTTCCAGCGATGCTAGATCCGCGGTCAGCATGTCGAATGTGGCGTCGATCTCCTGCGCTTGCGTTACAGGATCAATGTCCCGTGATTGCGATTCCAAAAGTTGCACGTGCTTTTGCGCACTGACTGTGACCCGTCGCGCCTCTCGCACGAAGCGTTGTGCAAGGACAATGGGATTAATATCCAACTGCGCCAAGCGGGAAATTTGCCGGGTTTGATCTTGATCGCCTGCGGTCATCGACGCCTGCAATGTCGAGAGAGACTCCTTCAAAGCGGTCGAGCGAAAATCTTCACATAGCCTCTTAAATGCCGCCAGCGTGCCAAATTCTTCATTACGCCACGCCCCGATGTCAGAGATCTTTTCGGCCATTTCTTTGATAGCGTCGGCTACTTTTTGTTTGTCAAATTCGTCGCCGAGTTCTTCCTTCAAAGTTGAAGCGATACGGAGCGTTTCCTCCAGAGCCTTCTTCGAGCGGGCGAACGTACGATCGTCTTTAGAAATTTCCCTTACAGTTGTCCTTATTTCCTGCGGGAATAGGTCATCTTTTAGAACGTAGTTCACGTCAGGCAGACATTCAAGCAATCGAGCAATATCGACTCCGTAAACGGTGTCTCCCGCACCTTGGAAACAACCGCAATACGACAACACAAGCTGTATCAACTTTGATCGGATAGAAAGTGCATTTTCCTGAAAGATGCGCCAATCCTTGACCGCGGTTGGCGCGAATTCGGCAGGCTTTTCTTTCAGTCTTGCAGTGCCGAATAAAAACGGCGGCAAACTCATCGCCGTGCGGCCGCGCTCGTTTAACCCAGCTAGACGGCTATTGGCGACTAAGGCATATGTAGCAGCAGTGAGGCGATCTTCGATATCCGCCCGAATCAGGCCTCGTGCGGCGGGCAGCAGGCGCGTGACGAGATTGGCTACTCGAGCTAGATCCTCATCTGCTTCTGGATAGTCAGGATTTCGTTTGTTAATCTCATGTAGTCTTAATAGCGCAAACAATTCTCCGCGCAGACGTCCGGTAGGATCGCCGTTGTCTTGGGCTATTTGCAGCGCCTGCTCTGCAATATTTCCTTCTCCCTGTGAATTGGGAATTGAAATGCGATTCGGCGTAAATTGTGATTTTAAGCAGCGTTCGGCATTCCAGTCGACGCGTTCGTTTATCAGGCCAGAGAGAGAATTGCGAATTTTGCTGGCGACACTTTGGGGCATGCGCTCGTTTTTTTGTATCCAACTTTCCAGAATTTCTTGGTACTTCCGTTCTTCCGGCGAGGGGCCTGACGGATCTTTGGATTCGATCGTTACTGTCTGCGCAGCAGGCGAGTCGGTGGTGCTGATTGGCGTCTCTTGAATCAAGTCGACATCAGGTAAAGGCAAATTGAATGCTTTAAATACCCCAGTGGGAATTCGTCCAATTTCCGTCCGAGTTTGGGGGCGATTTCCCCATACACTGATTACCGCAGCATAGCGACGTTTCTGGTCAGCAGGAAAGGGTTTTGCCGTTAGCCATTGCAACACATCAGAGTTGTTTGTGGGCACGTCGAGCCCCGGTGGAGGAAACCGATTTTCGGCAAACGCATCCCGACCGGCCAGCAGGAGGTTTCGCAGGATATGGTCGATAATAAACCTCGGCGTGAACACCAAGGCGTCCCCTTGTCGAAGGGTTACTTCCGCCAGACATGCGATTGCGGATTGCGTAAAGGGAAACAATGGGATGTCGTCGATACTCCCGAAGGCAGTAAGCTCGTCAATTTCTGTGTCGCCGGAATCATGATAGGGAGAAATCCATGAATCCTTTCTCGCCCACAAATGGTTGCGCTGCTCGTAGCGGCGCTTTAGTTCTGTTTCTCCCCAGCGCGCCGCGTTGAGGTACGACGCGACCAGACGACTGGTACGTTGCAGAACCTCTTCATTGTTGCTGAGGTGGCTCTCGACAACCCATTCGCGCTTTGCGCGCGTCGCAATAGTGTCTTTACCTGTTAGATATCCGTCGGTAACGGCGATCACCGAGCGCATTGTTGCGAACTCGCTGACTCCGTCTCGCACTCCCTCCTGAATCAGCACATTTAGCAGAGTTTCTTGAATGCCGGTCAATGCCTTAAAATCTTCGACGAGGATGATGAGTTCACGGCCGTCTTTAAGCAAAAGTCGTCGAATGTCGAGAATGACGTCCTGTAGAGTCATTCCTCCCATGGCCTCGTGCAACTTAAACAACTCTCGCGTAGCTTGGTCGACAACGCGGCCATTCATCAAATCAGCCGCTACGCGTCTGCCGTAACCATCACGAGGTTCAAGTTGTAGACGATAATATTGCCTCGCTGCCAGCGATGCGTGCTTCTCAAGGTCGATGAAGTCCGGCAATACGAAATCGTCCGACGTGAAGTCTTCCCCTTCACCTTGCGTATTTCCCGATTGTCCTGCCATGGCGCGTTGCACGACTTTCGTCAATACTTGCTCGCGGAAATGCGTAACAACTGCGGCATCGCGCAGGAAGGTGGGAAGTTGACGCACATGTGCCAGTCGCTCGCGGAGGACAGGATTGGCGGGGTCATCTCGCAACTGTGTTGTCAATGATCGAGCGAGATCTTTCAACGCAATTTCGAGTTTCGCCTCAAACGTGATGACCGCATCTTGAACGTTTATCTCGGCAAGCGCCTTTTCGAAGTCTTGCTTCACGAGTTCGTAGCGTTCCCCTGACAATGGCTCGAGGATTAGTTCGACGACTCTGCGCAAACTTGCGCTCTTCGGAATTCGGATCACACGATAACGGTCTGCATGGGGTTGCAGCCGAGCTGCCAAGACGCGAACCAGATGTGATTTCCCTACCCCTGATGCCCCGGTAATCGGAACGATATGTGCACCCGTCGGCACATTGGCGGTCGTGAGGTAGTCGTAAAGTTCATCCTCGGTTGTCTGGACTTTGGCAGTTTGTACGCCTGGATCGCTCGACAATTGACGATACGTCAGCGGCGATGGCTGGTGCACCGCTAAGAGCACCGCTTCGTGTACTCCCTCTGCTTCCGGTTTGATACAACGGTTGATTTCGTCTGCGGTAGGCCAGAGATTTAGCAAACTCAATTTGCATCTCCCAGCAAGCGAACATGTGTAAAGCGACCCCAAGTCCGATAGGCCCGCCCCGTCAGAGACAGCGTAGAGCCAGCATCGGCTCTTCTTTCTAAGGCTATTGTTCCGTCTAACTCTAGGCGACGCAGTGCTAACGATAGCGACATTGATAAATGATCGGACGGAACGCGGCGCCAGATGCTTGGCTTCAAGGTCTCTTCGACTTGGCGCCTGTACTCCCCCCTGTCGACGACAGGTATGCGTTCTGCCAGCGCGTCTACAAAGGTGTTCGCCAACGTGGTCGTTTCCTTCGTAAGGACGTGCTCCAACTCAGCACGAACTGCTTCTGTGGGATCTACGAAGAAGTTATTGTCCCCGCCCGTTGCAAAACCAAGATAACGAGCCCAGGCTCGGAAACCCGGCAGGCGATTGCTAAAGTTCATGATGATGAAATATGGGCTAAGGACTTGCGCGCGCTCAACCTGTTCGAGATTGATATTTGGCAATGAGTAGATGTCTTGCGCCAAGGCCCACGAGAGGGCCCGTGTGAAGTCCGCAACGCGTCCCGCGCCTTCTTCCGTTTTCGCAAGGTTTGGCTCCCAGAGCGGCAAACAGTGTTCCGGTCGGAGCATGAGGCGGCGGCATATAGCGGGTAAGCGCTCGGTCCATTCATCGATCGTCTCCCCTCGCTGGCGCTCTGTAGTGATCCGCACGACCCCGTGTTCATTCGAGAAAAGTCCTATTTCTGTCCAACGTCCCAGCGAGGCACGGAGGCGGTTCAACTCTGGTTCCTTTCCAGAATCGTCCGCAGGAGGGGCGCAAACTGATATCAGGTCGTCCTTGGTCAGTGGGCCTTGCTTGGAGAGCGCACGTGCTAGAACGATCATGTGCGCATGTAAGCCGTCACTGGCGAGGTTCGTAATGCTCATTGGCGGATAGTCTCCAATAACTGTTGAAGATTCATGGCATGCGAAGTCATATCGGCCAGCCGACGAAGAGGGTCGTCGGGGTCTGGATAACTGCGCGGCAGCAGAATTAGATGGTGGGGTCGTTGGAGCACTTGAATGCGTTCGAAAACGTCTGGCGCTACTTCGTCCCACAACACAGTAACGCGTGCCAATGGCGAATACGGTTCGTTATCGAGTTCATCGAGACCGCGATGAAGCACCACACCGGAAGGAGAACGACGGTAGAGAAGTTGCCAGTCGCGTTCCTCGCACAGGCTGGATGGAACATCAACTGCGACTTCTTGCACACCACATTCTTGTACCAACCAACCGACAGCCATGATGATCGACTGAATTAGCAATGGAGCGTTAGCATCGTAAAAGATGTAGACAAAGGCAGGATCGATCCAAGTAAAGCGCTGCTTCCAAGCTGTAAAGTCGCTTTCGCAAACGCGCGCAATTGGAATCGGTACCGGCATCCGATAGTCCCGCGCCGCGCAGCTGATAAAGCGATCTTGTTTGCATCCCCCACAGACGTGCGTGACGCTGACCGGCCATTGCGAAGAGCGGATTCGGTATAACTCCGAGAGGATGTCGCCTACCTCTTCGTTGCCCTGTAGCAAACGTCGCATAAGCCCGAGGTTCTTCTGGGCCGCTGCTATTGTCTTCTCACGAGTGCGGACGACGCGCGTCTCCCAGACTTCTGGTAACTGATGGCCGTCATGAAGAATGCGGACGCGTATCTTCGCTTTGATGGCGAGCAGAGATGTACTGAGGTCGTCCCGATCGAGGTCTACTTCGTCGCTCGGTTCTAGATCGAGGGAAATCATTCCTGCACGCGCCATCAGAATAAGCGTGCGCATGTTCCAGTTG from Caballeronia sp. Lep1P3 harbors:
- the dpdJ gene encoding protein DpdJ → MTKARETFLLNILDEIEQREARLLAWGIVDGYFSAAELIDLIDAQIDDALDDGFDDFLSANKVVDELLALQWIAPVELENGATAYRSRMAETVRLLSRLRQLFPKYAGDAGWQRAPTLVADFRFLRRQRRYPKRNRSVADALAVLRNVTSSTSLLQATRALLTPGGHALELAGFQVRAAERIVRGIENNVPLATIVCAGTGSGKTLAFYLPALASITRHLLAESVHKPWVKAIALYPRVELLKDQLREVLRRALALRQDLPSGSQTTIRVGAYFGDTPHSAQKCDWPSIGNDRVCTALNCLKCEGQLRWRDQDLRAGRERLTCANCSFEIDGEMFPLTRETLKKRPPDVLFTTTEMLNQRLSDSTSCHLFGVGPKAARSPELVLLDEVHTYEGRHGAQVAYLMRRWQRLLEQPLQFVGLSATLREATTFFAALTGCRPNLVEEVSPQSLEIEPEGAEYQLALRGDPVSRAALLSTTIQTTMLLQRCLDPKTRNLAESISAGVFGQKTFVFTDNLDVINRLYFDLLSAEGRNSYGDPDTRHAPDGGLAYLRRQSSSHFRYVNGQDWRVCEKLHGNLKQRLSVKRVSSQDRGVDPTADVVVATAVLEVGFDDPAVGAVVQHKAPRGMASFLQRKGRAGRTRGMRPWTAVVLSDYGRDRTAYQSYDLLFDPELPVRTLPMANRYLMRMQAVYATIDYLGLRLQDAPSGSVWLDLSGPTGNAQRRSRLRREVQQILQTDAGTSRLADYIERALKLSSDEVSALLWEYPRPLMTTVLPTALRRLATSWSADNQPGQDYQIANNPLPDFIPASLFADLNLAEVAINLSQADRAKPFEQPAMSIFAALREFAPGRVSRRYGVRHKSERYWLAPTPAWEESVPIGEEIDTLLDISAIGQHVHLGDYLVRDGDNSVAIPVYRPLSITPKAPPKPVKDSSNAILRWHSQFVPKVEPTWLSPPAGGIWPDVIAQVGFFTHSRHAPIEVRRFATGSAAEIGVEQEKTRANVTFALGERPVALGANFAADGVLFQLRIPADLYARQSCGTERKWQALRLARFTDQAWRGKILTMLPSPFAREWVAQIYLSALTYVAVGKVVSLESAARALAAGTADVTLTQVLDAMFQSQIVEAQQGEGHDAPPDKLRLELDDYLRRPDVLDHLHIAGRMLWEPIKEDWEPWLQGVYHTTMAAAIMRTVTDLCPTIDTEDLNVDLSRGAVDPVHGHGFNPHIHEIWLTEKTPGGSGLIEQIMARYAEDPRRFFSVVRANLGTSEFELIDRQMAGLLRLLTQEPDAQVAELIREFRTASDHAEMTKLVWRLRSALVEAGFSPFHGFIVSMGNRILRQGAGPQTDNYLASVLARWDSEETRLGVEIDVRVMSYFLSQSNEIDHLVSEFSAAIGTDRSAWRVSAINGLLWGRGKQMRQTALQLRNAFCELPTIERLLVTETIADDRVRVDVTASDWLEQTAAHLAAGRLVTLACNETQHLLLGDALNALVTNPIDAGYLRAYARLQGIRQSADALEADIELIEALQ
- the dpdH gene encoding protein DpdH, with product MSLLNLWPTADEINRCIKPEAEGVHEAVLLAVHQPSPLTYRQLSSDPGVQTAKVQTTEDELYDYLTTANVPTGAHIVPITGASGVGKSHLVRVLAARLQPHADRYRVIRIPKSASLRRVVELILEPLSGERYELVKQDFEKALAEINVQDAVITFEAKLEIALKDLARSLTTQLRDDPANPVLRERLAHVRQLPTFLRDAAVVTHFREQVLTKVVQRAMAGQSGNTQGEGEDFTSDDFVLPDFIDLEKHASLAARQYYRLQLEPRDGYGRRVAADLMNGRVVDQATRELFKLHEAMGGMTLQDVILDIRRLLLKDGRELIILVEDFKALTGIQETLLNVLIQEGVRDGVSEFATMRSVIAVTDGYLTGKDTIATRAKREWVVESHLSNNEEVLQRTSRLVASYLNAARWGETELKRRYEQRNHLWARKDSWISPYHDSGDTEIDELTAFGSIDDIPLFPFTQSAIACLAEVTLRQGDALVFTPRFIIDHILRNLLLAGRDAFAENRFPPPGLDVPTNNSDVLQWLTAKPFPADQKRRYAAVISVWGNRPQTRTEIGRIPTGVFKAFNLPLPDVDLIQETPISTTDSPAAQTVTIESKDPSGPSPEERKYQEILESWIQKNERMPQSVASKIRNSLSGLINERVDWNAERCLKSQFTPNRISIPNSQGEGNIAEQALQIAQDNGDPTGRLRGELFALLRLHEINKRNPDYPEADEDLARVANLVTRLLPAARGLIRADIEDRLTAATYALVANSRLAGLNERGRTAMSLPPFLFGTARLKEKPAEFAPTAVKDWRIFQENALSIRSKLIQLVLSYCGCFQGAGDTVYGVDIARLLECLPDVNYVLKDDLFPQEIRTTVREISKDDRTFARSKKALEETLRIASTLKEELGDEFDKQKVADAIKEMAEKISDIGAWRNEEFGTLAAFKRLCEDFRSTALKESLSTLQASMTAGDQDQTRQISRLAQLDINPIVLAQRFVREARRVTVSAQKHVQLLESQSRDIDPVTQAQEIDATFDMLTADLASLETQGDQTCF
- the dpdG gene encoding protein DpdG, with protein sequence MSITNLASDGLHAHMIVLARALSKQGPLTKDDLISVCAPPADDSGKEPELNRLRASLGRWTEIGLFSNEHGVVRITTERQRGETIDEWTERLPAICRRLMLRPEHCLPLWEPNLAKTEEGAGRVADFTRALSWALAQDIYSLPNINLEQVERAQVLSPYFIIMNFSNRLPGFRAWARYLGFATGGDNNFFVDPTEAVRAELEHVLTKETTTLANTFVDALAERIPVVDRGEYRRQVEETLKPSIWRRVPSDHLSMSLSLALRRLELDGTIALERRADAGSTLSLTGRAYRTWGRFTHVRLLGDAN